One Diospyros lotus cultivar Yz01 chromosome 1, ASM1463336v1, whole genome shotgun sequence genomic window carries:
- the LOC127806476 gene encoding protein GRAVITROPIC IN THE LIGHT 1-like, which yields MSTRVSNFSDLIQRVTASCLLHPLATGRHVPGDNSDHRDESEDEAKPYETEDEEEDEGEEGGEREGFGVWEGERDNRVMEMEMLMAEVFDAVSAMKRAYVSLQEAHCPWDPDKMRVADVSLVAEFRRLAILRERFRRREPYGGRRRRGLGMAGASLREVVAPYEAAVEELKKEVKAKDVEVENLKEKLKAATSLSGAGGKKGRSQSHQSKRKVSASQAQGQVPPAPELFTATMATVVEASKSFTALLLSRMRSAKWDIAAAVRSIEAAAATPETSVVGANHAKYALESYVNRKIFQGFDHETFYMDGSLSSLLHPDQFRRDCFGQYRDMKAMDPVELLGILPSCHFGKFCSKKYLAIVHPKMEESLFGDLEQRRQVLAGNHPRSQFYGEFSLLAKAVWLLHLLAFSLDPPPSHFEASTGGDFHPQYMESVGRFSSGRGAAGEVVGFAVSPGFKLGNGSIIKARVYLVPRT from the exons atgtcGACCAGGGTCTCAAATTTCTCCGATCTGATCCAACGGGTCACCGCTTCCTGCTTGCTCCACCCGCTGGCCACCGGTCGCCACGTCCCAGGAGACAACTCCGATCACCGCGACGAGTCTGAAGACGAGGCCAAACCGTACGAGAcggaagatgaggaagaagacgaaggtGAAGAAGGCGGGGAGAGAGAGGGATTTGGGGTCTGGGAAGGAGAGAGGGACAACAGGgtgatggagatggagatgctGATGGCGGAAGTGTTCGATGCGGTGTCGGCGATGAAGAGGGCGTACGTTAGCCTGCAGGAGGCGCACTGTCCTTGGGATCCGGACAAGATGCGCGTGGCAGACGTCTCGCTGGTGGCGGAGTTCAGGCGGCTGGCGATTTTGCGGGAGAGATTCCGGAGGAGGGAACCGTACGGCGGGAGGCGGAGGAGAGGGTTGGGGATGGCCGGAGCCTCGCTGAGAGAGGTGGTGGCGCCGTACGAGGCGGCGGTGGAGGAGTTGAAGAAGGAGGTCAAGGCCAAGGACGTCGAGGTTGAGAACCTGAAGGAGAAGCTCAAGGCTGCCACCAGTCTCAGCGGCGCCGGCGGGAAGAAGGGCCGGTCTCAATCGCATCAGTCAAAGAGAAAAGTCAGCGCCAGTCAAGCTCAGGGTCAGG TTCCGCCGGCGCCGGAGCTGTTCACAGCCACCATGGCTACAGTGGTTGAAGCATCAAAGTCATTCACAGCCCTTCTTCTTTCCCGTATGCGCTCTGCCAAATGGGACATCGCGGCCGCCGTCAGATCCATCGAAGCCGCCGCCGCCACGCCGGAGACGTCTGTCGTCGGAGCCAACCACGCCAAGTACGCGCTGGAGTCCTACGTGAACCGCAAGATCTTCCAAGGCTTCGACCACGAGACCTTCTACATGGACGGAAGCCTCTCGTCTCTCCTCCACCCGGACCAGTTCCGGCGCGACTGCTTCGGCCAGTACCGCGACATGAAAGCCATGGATCCCGTCGAACTGCTGGGAATCCTACCCAGCTGCCACTTCGGCAAGTTCTGCTCCAAGAAGTACCTCGCCATCGTCCACCCCAAGATGGAGGAATCCCTCTTCGGAGACTTGGAGCAGCGCCGCCAGGTGCTCGCTGGAAACCACCCCAGGAGTCAGTTCTACGGCGAGTTCTCGCTGCTGGCCAAGGCGGTGTGGCTGCTCCACTTGCTGGCCTTCTCGCTTGACCCGCCGCCGAGCCATTTCGAGGCCAGCACGGGCGGCGACTTTCACCCGCAGTACATGGAAAGCGTCGGGAGATTTTCTAGTGGCCGGGGAGCAGCGGGGGAGGTCGTGGGATTTGCAGTGAGTCCGGGGTTCAAGCTCGGGAACGGGTCGATTATCAAGGCTCGGGTCTATCTTGTACCCCGGACGTGA